The proteins below come from a single Spirochaetia bacterium 38H-sp genomic window:
- the nusA gene encoding transcription termination factor NusA, whose product MAIDLSEAMQSLMHERGLSEELVKKTVEDFLIAAYKKHFGTAENVIVEFSDDGYQVSLFSKKIVVDDDDFDDDVTQIPLTEAKELTAEAEAGDEIILEIDPKTFDRGSVQVAKQRAQQEIKDIQRDTLYSEFKDKVGEVIIGYYQRESNGNIYVDLGKTEGILPKKYQSPREVYKANDKIRALVYEVNKRSSGLQIVLSRTHPEFIKKILEAEVPEIYDKTVEIYKIVREPGYRTKIAVFSRKEGVDPVGACVGVKGSRIQALVNELEGERVDVIRYSPDPVVFIKEALSPAQVERVIVIDKDKKHAVAIVKDNQLSLAIGKQGLNVRLANRLLDWIIDVNTVEQAQENGILSGAIEAMEAVFSNTEEETEEITRIDELPGFPPELVRLLEDNNIVEIEELVYRFTEGELASLDGMTDEYMQIIEKVLEDSVEIIEEEPDNEESENAPEVEADEEYFCPECSAPISTDMAECPNCGVELIFAEEEIEEEE is encoded by the coding sequence ATGGCTATAGATCTTTCCGAAGCTATGCAGTCGCTTATGCATGAGCGCGGTTTGTCCGAGGAGCTTGTAAAGAAGACTGTAGAGGATTTTCTCATTGCAGCTTATAAAAAACATTTTGGTACCGCGGAAAATGTTATTGTAGAGTTTTCTGATGATGGTTATCAGGTTTCTTTGTTTTCCAAAAAAATTGTTGTTGATGACGATGATTTTGATGATGATGTTACACAAATTCCTCTCACTGAGGCAAAGGAGCTTACTGCGGAGGCAGAAGCTGGGGATGAGATTATTCTTGAGATAGATCCCAAGACTTTTGACCGTGGGTCTGTTCAGGTTGCTAAGCAGAGAGCACAACAGGAAATAAAAGATATACAGAGAGATACTCTTTACTCAGAGTTTAAGGATAAGGTCGGTGAGGTAATTATAGGTTATTATCAAAGAGAGAGTAATGGTAATATCTATGTTGACCTTGGTAAGACAGAAGGAATTCTCCCCAAGAAGTATCAATCTCCGCGTGAGGTATATAAAGCCAATGACAAGATACGTGCTCTTGTATATGAGGTAAACAAGAGGTCTTCTGGACTTCAGATCGTGCTGTCCAGGACTCATCCTGAATTTATAAAGAAGATTCTTGAGGCAGAGGTTCCTGAGATCTATGATAAGACTGTTGAGATATATAAGATAGTAAGAGAACCTGGTTACAGAACCAAGATTGCGGTTTTCTCGCGTAAAGAAGGTGTTGATCCGGTGGGAGCATGTGTTGGGGTTAAGGGCAGCAGAATACAGGCACTTGTCAATGAACTTGAGGGTGAGAGAGTTGATGTTATAAGGTATAGTCCTGATCCTGTTGTTTTTATCAAGGAAGCTCTTTCTCCGGCACAGGTAGAAAGAGTTATTGTTATTGACAAGGATAAAAAACATGCTGTTGCCATTGTTAAAGATAATCAGCTTTCTTTGGCAATAGGTAAACAGGGGCTAAATGTAAGGCTTGCCAATCGTCTTCTTGACTGGATAATAGATGTCAATACTGTGGAACAGGCACAGGAGAACGGTATTCTTTCCGGTGCCATAGAAGCTATGGAGGCTGTTTTCTCTAACACCGAGGAGGAGACAGAAGAAATAACAAGGATAGATGAACTACCGGGCTTTCCGCCAGAGCTTGTCAGGTTGTTAGAGGACAATAATATTGTAGAGATAGAAGAACTTGTTTACAGATTTACAGAGGGAGAGCTTGCTTCTCTTGACGGAATGACAGATGAATATATGCAGATTATAGAAAAGGTTCTTGAAGATAGTGTTGAGATTATCGAGGAAGAACCTGATAATGAAGAGAGCGAGAATGCTCCGGAAGTCGAGGCAGATGAGGAGTATTTTTGTCCGGAATGTTCTGCTCCTATATCAACAGATATGGCAGAGTGTCCCAATTGCGGAGTAGAACTTATTTTTGCAGAGGAAGAAATAGAAGAAGAGGAGTAG